Below is a window of Ischnura elegans chromosome 1, ioIscEleg1.1, whole genome shotgun sequence DNA.
GTATACTTAAGATATAGCTTAACCTCAAACTGTATCCTTGTGGACTCATCCATCTCCTCAAATGGTTTTGTACCCCTCAGACAAAGGGCCTCTAGACATTGCATCCCCCATGGATATTCGGCTCTGATCATCACCAAATCTCCCAATGGTATGCTATTTACATCTGTAAGGGAGTAGCGCCCTGGTGACCCTGAAAACTGAAGTATGAGTTCATGGgatgtttatatattttaagttctTCTTAAGGAGAGACAGTCAAAGATAGCAATTTTTACAAGGAATAATAGTGATATAATTCCTTAAGTTTTTCAATATCTGAAGGTACTAACAGGTACCCGCATTCTTTCAGAGCAGGAGAAAACTACACCTTAAAGATGCTGGGATACACCAACTGAGAGCCTAGGAGTTCTTTGTATGACTTAAAATGTCACGTTATGGGTAATATCATCAGCATTAAATAGCAGCTAACCTTTCTCCACCAAGATTTCCTTTGCTGTTGCCAAAAGCTGAAAGCCTGGGTGGATTTTGCCGGATGACTGAAGATATATAGTCTCAGCAAAGTATGCTTTTCGGGGTAAAAGTATCCACTTCCTCCAACTTTGTTGTGGTTCATAAATAGGAAATCAGTCAAGAATTCACTAGAGCCAGGTGAAGGGTCGAGCTTGTTTAACATTTGTACATTTGTGTTTGAAATTCCAAATGGCAATTTATCACAGCACAGCTCTTTTGCATAGGCGAAAGCGTCTCTGATggctaaaataaatcaattagttTTACAAATGGTTACttcataaatacaaaaattcagTTTCAAATCGTACAACATTTACCTCCACAGACAAAATAGgccattataaaaatttaattaaacatcATTATATATCTTTAACATTATTACAATAAAACATCTCATTTTAATTAGTTCATTACATTCCAGATTTTTCACCAATAGCAAATAGGTTCGATAAGGGAGGTATAGGCTATCCGTATGGCTTTGATTCCGAATTACTGTGCTCATGAATTAAATGAAGGTCCGAAATTTTCTGCAACTCCCCACACCATAGAGTTCTGattagaaaaattaatcattGAGAACTTCTCTCAGTAAATATGCCACATAACAGAAATGtaaatgcgaaaaaattattttaatctagCCATCCTTACCTTGAAATGATTGTCCATTTTCTTGAGGTGTAAAAGGCAGCATGAGGTCCTCTGAATTAATTACATTACTTAAAAACCACTCTTGATGTATGTTATTTCGAAGCAATTCACCCGCAGGGCCACAGTCATATTTCAATAACATAGACTCAGTAGTATTAAAAGGAACCGGTTTAAAAAAGTACTGCCTTCCACAGAggttgagaatattttttatgtgaaCCATCGTATTACACTACCAGTAAAtactaacttttcttccgcatTTAATACGAGCACTAGTGGTTTACTGCGTCAATGAGAAATAAAGTGTTACTAGCACCATTGCATCACGAAATGCAGTACTATATGGCATCCTCACGTTCTTCTAAGATTGGCTTGCTAGGAGTCACAGGAATGTTTCCCGGAGGAGCCACGAAATATTCTTCTTCTGTAACTGCGGCGTTAGCCATCACATCCTCTCGGCAATTCCCATCATCGACTATATCATTCCTCAAGTAAATGCAACTGAAATGTTtacacaattaaaaaaaggaagcccGAAACGGATAAGCAAACAAATTTATGGAGCAATTTCACATCTTACCTATCCTTTAAAACAGAAACCATGGGTTCCACACCCGATGTATCCACTGAATGTATTCGATCGGCAAACTCAATCGCTGACTGAAGCCGCTCGATTCCCTTTTTGTTAGCAAAGTCAACAAGAGATATTCTTTCCAAATGATTTACTATATCTTGGGTGATTACCACAGTCTTTTCTTCTGAATTTTTGGAGCACGGCTTGGAGTGGGGACTCCTCAATAGCGTATTGATAAAGGCAACACAATTCCGCTGGTACGAGAGTTTAACTATAGACGATTTCGCAAACATTACCATATACAAAATACGCTGAAGAGGAGAAATAAGTAATACGTTCACTGCAATTTAAGTCTCTGTCCAaggaaaaatcgaattttcatCCGCCACTCAATTCTCAGAAAGTTTTTCTGATGAGGACAGATGAAAATATTGACTTCAGCGGGTGGGTTGGGAACTTCAGTTGTTTCTGGACGGGCTGAAGCCCGCCTGCTTTAAAACTGCAGCGCGCAAGCAGTTTTGACTATTGCGCCAGCATCAGCGGCTGAGATCCCGACAGTGCGAGAAATTGAATCTATTCCCCTAGAGGAAAGCAAAAACCATCCGTAGCAGCTTTCGGCACTTCAGAGGCGCGGCGAAAATAAGTGGATCGCAAAAATCAAACACTGAATGTCATACGTAGTCTCTCAAAGTTACTTGATTGTGTCTGACCTTTCCAATAATACCTCTGCGAATGAGAGccgttatttttcattaacagacctatgaaaaatattattaattctgAACCAAATATTGGTTACATATAAATTTTCAGTGGCGAGTATCGCCCTTGGTTGCAATTTTCcttcgaaggccagtattttaggttggaaactgcatgaatggttctcgttgataaggtgagtggctagctgggatttggtgtctttcttctcaaaacatcttttgtgctctgctgtccttactttgaaattacaaccagtttgtcctacatatATATGGTCTGAAGCCTGCTCAAAGCTTCATGGGGATCTGTTTTGGGCTTCACACTGGATTTCATCCCTAGATCCTTTGATCAACATGGGAGCACACATCCCGCTATAGTCAATCATGCTCCCCCACACTAGTTACATTCCAGCGAATATTAATACCttacaattttcatttataagTCTAATAAACAACAAACATCTACACTCTTTTGAAAGCAGTTTGTGTGGTAAAAGTAGGGAAAAAGCGTAATCACGCTTTTGCCCTGCTTTTACTTAAGTAactataaatatgtaataattatgTGTAAGGACAGATACATAATGGTAGCGTTTAGCTTTTATAAACCGATGACAAATTTTGCTGAACGCTCATCAGTCCATCATCGTgttcattttattgatattttgcaCCAAATGTAGAGGAGTGGTAAAGCGGGTGGAGACGTCACCCTGGTGAAAATAAAGCGAGCATAAAACCGTGCTGAAAGTGTTCAAAAAGTGTCCTGAGAATCGtgcaataaatgtgaaaaaagcaGGACCGGAATAATGAGTGTGATCAGGGGGGACAAAGACCAGTTTGCCACCCTAGTCCTTCGCCCTCGTCCCCCATACCACTAAAATATGACATATCCGTAAGTTactttttttgagatgcggtagttgaaatcaCACACcttatgtttgctattaagaaatttcattaatattactgttcaataaattataaattattgctAAATGATGTAATTAGAAAAAGttcatttactttttaataaacttttcaaattttgccccCCCTGAAATCTCTCGCCcgtgtcacgccccccccccctctgccaATCGCCCTATTTCCGAGCCTAGAAAAAATCGTGCATGAAGTGTGCATAGTGCCTCAAAAGTGTGAGGAAAGCGTGGATTGGGACTACTGAAATGTGAAAAAACGTAAAAAGTATGTGAGAGACAAATGGGCAACAAGTGTGATAAAAGCGTGCACAAGGTGCTCCAAAAGTGTGCGAAGAGTGTGAGGAAAGCGTGAAGAGAATATGagataagcatgtaaaaaattagGTAAAAGTGTACGTGCGAGTCTCAGGAGGGTTAGGAGGTAGGTACCTGGATGTAGTCACTGCGACTTGTGACTCAATAGAGGTTGGACGCGAGCAATGCGCAAAATAAGACGgccatttttcgaaaaataatttacataaatgagTTGatcttaagtattattaatacttaaGTATTTATTCTAACGGCGAAAAAttccaataattataattgcggagtattaatagcaataataaaaatggcCTTGCTAggttacttattttaaatttcgcgggtTCCTCGCGGTAGAAGCGGGCGCATGAAGTTTGAAAAGGcgcatttacaaaatattttcatttgtgt
It encodes the following:
- the LOC124168174 gene encoding DNA polymerase subunit gamma-2, mitochondrial isoform X1; its protein translation is MVHIKNILNLCGRQYFFKPVPFNTTESMLLKYDCGPAGELLRNNIHQEWFLSNVINSEDLMLPFTPQENGQSFQAIRDAFAYAKELCCDKLPFGISNTNVQMLNKLDPSPGSSEFLTDFLFMNHNKVGGSGYFYPEKHTLLRLYIFSHPAKSTQAFSFWQQQRKSWWRKFSGSPGRYSLTDVNSIPLGDLVMIRAEYPWGMQCLEALCLRGTKPFEEMDESTRIQFEVKDGRRSILPHVIECVTTLDGAMLTFLCDAYEERPLPTPSKVNSNSTDSSMRYTFHIHRRLAPYKASFSASSTSASSAEDLHDLAVYLTKSLRRSGISVLLLPDLTKKSLEAQHVRNDEMGIPYTIVMNESSLKNGIIGLRSLDTTLKEQLHITDLKSHMRKLLKNY
- the LOC124168174 gene encoding uncharacterized protein LOC124168174 isoform X2 — its product is MVHIKNILNLCGRQYFFKPVPFNTTESMLLKYDCGPAGELLRNNIHQEWFLSNVINSEDLMLPFTPQENGQSFQAIRDAFAYAKELCCDKLPFGISNTNVQMLNKLDPSPGSSEFLTDFLFMNHNKVGGSGYFYPEKHTLLRLYIFSHPAKSTQAFSFWQQQRKSWWRKVKDGRRSILPHVIECVTTLDGAMLTFLCDAYEERPLPTPSKVNSNSTDSSMRYTFHIHRRLAPYKASFSASSTSASSAEDLHDLAVYLTKSLRRSGISVLLLPDLTKKSLEAQHVRNDEMGIPYTIVMNESSLKNGIIGLRSLDTTLKEQLHITDLKSHMRKLLKNY